The following are encoded in a window of Ruminiclostridium herbifermentans genomic DNA:
- the rplE gene encoding 50S ribosomal protein L5, with protein sequence MARLKDKYKSEVVPALQTKFKYSSCMQIPKLEKVVLNMGVGEVKDNPKAMDSAVNDMTLIAGQKPVVTKAKKSVAAFKLRQGMNIGCKVTLRGERMYEFVDKLFNVAIPRVRDFRGVSNNSFDGRGNYSLGIKEQLIFPEIEYDKVDKVRGMDIVFVTTAKSDEEARELLKLLGMPFSQN encoded by the coding sequence GTGGCAAGGTTAAAAGATAAATATAAATCTGAAGTGGTTCCAGCTTTGCAGACAAAGTTTAAATATAGTAGTTGCATGCAGATACCAAAGCTTGAAAAAGTAGTTCTTAACATGGGCGTTGGTGAAGTTAAGGATAATCCTAAAGCTATGGATTCAGCTGTTAATGATATGACGCTAATTGCAGGACAAAAGCCAGTTGTAACTAAGGCTAAGAAGTCAGTTGCAGCGTTTAAGTTAAGACAAGGAATGAATATTGGTTGCAAGGTAACATTAAGAGGAGAAAGAATGTATGAGTTTGTGGATAAACTCTTCAATGTTGCTATACCTAGAGTAAGAGACTTTAGAGGTGTTTCAAATAATTCATTTGATGGAAGAGGTAATTACTCATTAGGAATTAAAGAACAGCTTATATTCCCTGAAATTGAATATGATAAGGTTGATAAAGTTAGAGGAATGGATATAGTTTTTGTAACGACGGCAAAGAGTGATGAAGAAGCAAGAGAGCTTTTAAAATTACTTGGTATGCCATTCAGCCAGAATTAA